One Bifidobacterium crudilactis genomic region harbors:
- a CDS encoding DUF2530 domain-containing protein, whose translation MRFAPIFKPEARRPSPKPIQVDLRKVFVIGTALWSLALVVAVILWLTGIETLGPALVCAAGVVIGLLLLGWERFNRSEYRRLGE comes from the coding sequence ATGAGGTTCGCACCAATCTTCAAACCAGAGGCACGCAGACCATCACCCAAACCGATACAGGTCGATTTGAGAAAGGTCTTCGTCATCGGCACCGCGCTATGGTCACTGGCCTTGGTTGTCGCAGTCATATTATGGCTGACCGGCATAGAAACGCTGGGACCCGCTCTGGTGTGTGCGGCCGGAGTGGTCATCGGTCTGCTGCTGCTCGGCTGGGAACGATTCAATCGAAGCGAATACCGCAGACTCGGCGAATAA
- the manA gene encoding mannose-6-phosphate isomerase, class I — protein sequence MYRIQPVQKPYAWGSLDRLQSMFHLGDECASRELAEMWFSGHRQSPSTVQLPDGSFQEVPTLIRRHPEQMLGENASHLFGPVMPYLFKVISARIPLSLQVHPLDFQARAGFNRENALNIALDAPERSFKDTLAKNEMVVALEPFTAAVGFAPPNVQLRLLASVPHPVAQSMAAILAGNAEALVGLPEAEHRRDVLDAMMPLSAITWPESRKRIFRAFATAITAPSESGDGLEAALRGLSEGMDPQAYPAIDNALQAARAFPGDPSVLCMLMTEPPVRLDEGESVYIPAGTPHAYIHGTAAEIMNNSDNVLRAGMTAKHKDIGNLLHSLNCLPGSPIDPSNTPFGILSTQYLVTYRPHVNEFMLAYGHVDDSASSWAIVGRLVRRYGELLQRLRPQTLLRQRVQLPRSGPRVLLCTEGAIRCSSAEESVELTQGEAVFIPSSDGRVEIRAAEHHDDGHGSDETGEPNAMSDGGKGSYLLASTPL from the coding sequence GTGTATCGGATTCAGCCTGTGCAGAAACCCTATGCGTGGGGGTCGCTGGATCGTCTGCAGAGCATGTTCCATCTCGGTGACGAATGTGCTTCAAGGGAGCTTGCCGAGATGTGGTTCAGCGGGCATCGACAGTCTCCTTCAACGGTGCAGTTGCCTGACGGTTCGTTTCAGGAAGTGCCGACGCTGATTAGGAGGCATCCCGAGCAAATGCTGGGGGAGAATGCATCTCACCTTTTCGGTCCGGTGATGCCATATCTCTTCAAGGTGATTTCCGCCAGAATACCGCTGTCCCTGCAGGTGCATCCCTTGGATTTTCAGGCGCGTGCGGGTTTCAACCGGGAGAATGCGCTGAACATTGCCTTGGATGCTCCCGAACGCTCCTTCAAGGACACCTTGGCGAAGAACGAGATGGTTGTCGCCTTGGAACCGTTTACGGCGGCGGTCGGATTTGCGCCACCGAACGTGCAGCTCCGGCTCCTTGCATCGGTGCCGCATCCGGTCGCGCAGAGTATGGCGGCAATCCTCGCCGGAAACGCCGAAGCGCTGGTCGGATTGCCCGAGGCGGAACACCGGCGAGACGTGCTGGATGCGATGATGCCTCTGAGCGCCATCACGTGGCCTGAATCCAGGAAGCGTATCTTCCGTGCATTCGCTACCGCCATCACCGCGCCCTCCGAGTCCGGCGATGGACTGGAGGCTGCTTTGCGGGGGCTGAGCGAGGGGATGGACCCGCAGGCCTATCCCGCCATCGACAATGCCTTGCAGGCGGCGAGGGCTTTCCCCGGTGACCCCTCGGTGCTGTGCATGCTCATGACTGAACCTCCGGTGCGCCTTGATGAGGGGGAGTCGGTGTATATACCGGCAGGTACTCCGCACGCCTACATCCACGGCACCGCTGCAGAGATCATGAACAATTCCGACAATGTGCTCAGGGCGGGAATGACCGCAAAACACAAGGATATCGGCAATCTGCTCCATAGCCTGAATTGCCTGCCCGGGTCTCCGATAGACCCATCCAATACGCCTTTCGGCATATTGTCCACGCAGTATCTGGTGACGTACAGACCGCATGTCAATGAATTCATGCTGGCTTACGGGCATGTGGATGATTCCGCCTCTTCCTGGGCGATTGTGGGTCGTCTGGTGCGTCGCTACGGCGAGCTGCTGCAGCGGCTGCGCCCACAGACGTTGTTGCGGCAGCGTGTCCAGCTGCCCAGGAGTGGACCCAGGGTGCTGCTGTGTACCGAGGGTGCGATTCGCTGTTCAAGCGCCGAGGAATCTGTCGAGCTGACACAGGGAGAGGCGGTGTTCATCCCCTCCAGTGACGGACGGGTGGAGATTCGGGCGGCTGAGCATCATGACGATGGTCACGGTTCGGACGAGACGGGGGAGCCGAATGCCATGTCCGACGGCGGCAAGGGTTCGTATCTGCTGGCGTCCACGCCGCTGTGA
- the serC gene encoding phosphoserine transaminase, whose protein sequence is MSNSVEIPEELLPADGRFGSGPSKIRHEQVDALAQEWKKLLGTSHRQQPVRQLVASIRSGLSTLFSLPEGYEVVLGNGGASAFWDIACASLIEKNPAFGVYGSFSRKFAQEAADAPFIDTTYLFESDPGTYRIPDFCPDADTYCWAHNETSTGVAAPIIRVPGSAEQGSLVVIDGTSAAGALPIDICQCDVYYFSLQKAFGSEGGLWFAILSPAAIERAARVESEAKHAGSKRWVPAFLSLSTALANSRKEQTLNTPSISTLTLMNEQLKWMNQHGGLTWTAQRCATSAEHLYRWAEHSTFAQPFVKDAAARSNSVVTIDVDDELNASEIIASLRANGIVDTSGYRKLGRNQLRIGVFPSVDPSDVEKLTDCIDYVAERL, encoded by the coding sequence ATGAGCAATAGCGTGGAAATACCTGAGGAATTATTACCCGCAGACGGAAGATTCGGTTCAGGTCCCAGCAAGATTCGTCATGAACAGGTGGACGCTCTGGCACAGGAGTGGAAGAAACTGCTCGGAACGTCCCATCGTCAGCAGCCGGTCCGCCAACTTGTCGCTTCGATACGCAGCGGACTATCCACCCTGTTCTCGTTGCCCGAGGGCTATGAAGTCGTACTGGGCAACGGCGGCGCGAGCGCGTTCTGGGATATTGCCTGTGCAAGCCTTATAGAGAAGAACCCCGCATTCGGCGTATACGGCTCATTCAGCCGGAAATTCGCCCAGGAAGCCGCCGACGCCCCCTTCATCGACACCACGTACCTATTCGAATCGGACCCGGGCACATACCGCATTCCGGATTTCTGCCCCGACGCGGACACATATTGCTGGGCGCATAACGAAACATCGACCGGTGTCGCCGCGCCAATCATTCGGGTGCCGGGCAGCGCCGAGCAGGGTTCGCTCGTCGTCATCGACGGTACCAGCGCTGCAGGCGCACTGCCCATTGACATCTGCCAATGCGATGTCTACTACTTCTCCCTGCAGAAGGCCTTCGGCTCCGAGGGTGGGCTGTGGTTCGCCATCCTGTCACCCGCGGCGATTGAACGCGCGGCACGAGTGGAATCCGAAGCCAAGCACGCAGGCTCGAAACGTTGGGTTCCTGCCTTCCTCTCACTCAGCACGGCCCTGGCCAACTCCCGCAAGGAACAAACGCTGAACACTCCGTCGATATCAACCCTGACGCTGATGAACGAGCAGCTGAAGTGGATGAATCAACACGGCGGTTTGACGTGGACCGCGCAGCGCTGCGCCACATCAGCCGAGCATCTGTACCGTTGGGCCGAGCATTCGACCTTCGCGCAGCCTTTCGTGAAGGACGCTGCGGCACGCTCCAACAGTGTGGTCACCATAGATGTCGACGACGAGCTCAACGCGAGCGAGATCATCGCCTCGCTGAGGGCCAATGGCATCGTCGACACCTCCGGATACCGCAAACTGGGTCGTAACCAGCTCCGCATAGGCGTGTTCCCGTCTGTCGACCCCAGTGACGTCGAAAAGCTCACCGACTGCATAGATTATGTGGCCGAACGTCTCTGA
- a CDS encoding CHAP domain-containing protein has translation MSSLRANGTRAVSRRATHAVETLNALDSALAEKLNEVAPPSRRAMRLAAKKQAQKAHFLAGTAMAALLGTAATSIAIASPKSQRASASGEVTSSVIATAQSVSTSSAASRSQTRIALDEQSTSAANDGVEGTWALGDTTETTSDVTRAKADNDVVSKLLDVNKDVLPSGFNPNHATGDNGNAYSFSQCTWWVYVRRHQLGLPVGSHFGDGHQWASSAQALGYWVDDTPRNVGDIMVFRTGQEGSSAAYGHVAIVEKINPDGSVVTSECGSSYNGQTFTRTFTNVHDFQYIHY, from the coding sequence GTGTCATCATTGCGCGCCAACGGCACCAGAGCGGTCTCCAGACGAGCCACTCATGCGGTCGAGACGCTGAATGCCCTGGATAGTGCTTTGGCCGAAAAGCTCAATGAAGTTGCTCCTCCGTCGAGGAGAGCCATGAGGCTTGCCGCCAAGAAGCAAGCACAGAAAGCGCATTTCCTTGCCGGAACGGCCATGGCCGCACTGCTGGGCACGGCAGCCACGTCCATCGCCATAGCCTCTCCGAAATCGCAAAGGGCTTCGGCTTCAGGGGAAGTCACCAGTTCGGTTATCGCGACGGCTCAGAGCGTTTCGACATCGTCTGCCGCGTCCCGTTCGCAGACCAGAATCGCGCTTGATGAGCAGTCGACATCCGCTGCCAACGATGGTGTCGAGGGCACCTGGGCGCTGGGCGATACGACAGAAACCACCTCCGATGTGACCAGGGCCAAGGCCGACAACGATGTCGTATCCAAGCTCCTGGACGTGAACAAAGATGTGCTGCCTTCCGGCTTCAATCCGAACCATGCCACCGGAGACAATGGGAACGCCTACTCCTTCAGCCAATGCACCTGGTGGGTCTACGTGCGCAGACATCAGCTCGGTCTGCCTGTCGGCTCCCATTTCGGTGACGGGCACCAGTGGGCAAGCTCCGCGCAGGCCCTGGGATACTGGGTGGATGACACTCCGCGCAATGTGGGGGACATCATGGTGTTCCGTACGGGTCAGGAGGGTTCCTCCGCGGCCTATGGGCATGTGGCCATCGTCGAGAAAATCAATCCCGATGGTTCTGTGGTCACCTCGGAATGCGGGTCGTCATACAACGGACAGACCTTCACGAGGACCTTCACCAACGTTCATGACTTCCAGTACATTCACTACTGA
- a CDS encoding C40 family peptidase: MKTIRKHIVILAAVAVAGSLLSFTAPMANAADKDGVTSSRSFPKINKTKKDLLAESKSVDVESDSSWLSTTMSVPKTKSSAEQQAEAQAAQEQAAREQAAAAAAAQASAASRSQTRSATPSTAATTNTTTTTVNASSSAVVSYAGQFVGVSPYVYGGTSPTSGWDCSGFTQYVFAHFGISLPRTSGAQASVGTAVGSLADAQPGDLIANSMHVGIYAGNGMVVNALKPSVGTAYTPVQYAFSGGYSIRRVM, translated from the coding sequence ATGAAGACCATACGAAAGCATATTGTTATTCTTGCGGCGGTTGCCGTCGCAGGCTCACTACTTTCCTTTACCGCGCCCATGGCAAATGCGGCCGATAAGGATGGCGTCACTTCTTCACGCTCGTTCCCGAAAATCAACAAGACCAAAAAAGACCTCCTTGCGGAGTCGAAGTCGGTTGATGTCGAGTCCGATTCCTCGTGGCTTTCCACGACTATGAGCGTTCCGAAGACCAAGTCAAGCGCCGAGCAGCAGGCCGAGGCGCAAGCCGCACAGGAGCAGGCCGCGCGTGAGCAGGCCGCTGCCGCCGCCGCGGCTCAGGCATCGGCCGCAAGCCGTAGCCAGACGCGTAGTGCGACGCCGAGTACGGCTGCCACGACGAACACCACCACGACGACCGTGAACGCCAGTTCCAGCGCCGTAGTGTCCTACGCGGGTCAGTTCGTTGGGGTGTCGCCATATGTGTACGGAGGCACGAGCCCCACAAGTGGTTGGGACTGTTCGGGCTTCACTCAATATGTCTTCGCTCATTTCGGTATTTCGCTGCCTCGCACATCTGGGGCTCAGGCATCGGTGGGCACTGCGGTCGGCAGTCTTGCCGATGCGCAGCCCGGTGATTTGATTGCGAACAGCATGCATGTGGGCATCTATGCAGGCAACGGCATGGTCGTCAATGCATTGAAGCCAAGCGTCGGCACCGCGTATACGCCTGTACAGTACGCATTCTCCGGAGGCTATTCCATCCGTCGCGTAATGTGA
- a CDS encoding universal stress protein produces MVNDKAILVGVDGSDASYKATWWAANYAKHAGLTLQIVCAYSLPSYAAVSFDATYTALGDDKAAHNDAQEILSKAKAIADEQGVEATTLIVTGDPASVFVELSRNYNLIVIGNRGKGGLAERLLGTTSSSLPAYAYCPIIVVPYTDDDGKLMHLNNTITKVAVGSDETRWGIKALEIAASFANSWGAELDVTLAVPSIDGLTGSDSDEEHGIMESYMEDLDVRIKPLQAAYPDLRIFKSIVPGSAVQALTKASHEHDVVVVGSRGRGGFTGLLLGSTSQGLLQHAVSPVYVVPRKYVEASESGKTPNSPADVPIMSLEEISGVQQVDIPSADAQLARDIDAIIDPLRQDDGEKKPE; encoded by the coding sequence ATGGTGAATGATAAGGCCATACTCGTCGGGGTTGATGGGTCGGATGCGAGTTACAAAGCGACCTGGTGGGCGGCGAATTATGCCAAGCACGCAGGCCTGACGTTGCAGATCGTATGCGCGTACTCCTTGCCGAGCTATGCTGCGGTGTCCTTCGACGCCACATACACGGCCCTTGGCGACGATAAGGCCGCGCACAACGATGCACAGGAAATACTCTCGAAGGCGAAGGCCATCGCCGATGAACAGGGCGTCGAGGCGACGACGCTGATTGTCACGGGCGACCCCGCCTCGGTGTTCGTCGAATTGTCTCGCAATTACAACCTCATCGTCATCGGCAACCGCGGCAAGGGCGGTCTTGCCGAACGCTTGCTCGGGACGACGAGTTCCAGTCTTCCGGCTTACGCATACTGCCCGATTATCGTGGTTCCATACACCGACGATGATGGCAAGCTGATGCATCTCAACAACACGATAACCAAGGTGGCTGTGGGCTCCGATGAGACCCGCTGGGGTATCAAGGCCTTGGAGATAGCCGCATCCTTCGCCAACAGCTGGGGAGCGGAATTGGATGTGACGCTTGCTGTGCCGAGCATCGATGGCCTGACCGGTTCCGATTCCGATGAGGAGCACGGCATCATGGAGTCCTATATGGAGGATTTGGATGTGCGCATCAAGCCTTTGCAGGCAGCGTACCCAGATTTGCGTATCTTCAAGTCCATTGTTCCGGGTTCTGCCGTGCAGGCGCTGACGAAGGCGAGTCACGAGCACGATGTCGTCGTCGTTGGTTCCCGTGGCAGGGGAGGGTTCACGGGATTGCTGCTCGGGTCGACCAGCCAGGGTCTGCTGCAGCATGCGGTCAGCCCGGTATATGTGGTTCCCAGAAAGTATGTGGAGGCTTCAGAGTCGGGCAAGACGCCCAATTCTCCTGCCGATGTGCCGATTATGTCGCTTGAGGAAATCAGCGGAGTCCAGCAGGTCGATATTCCCAGTGCGGACGCTCAGCTGGCACGCGATATCGACGCTATCATCGACCCCTTGCGTCAGGACGACGGGGAAAAGAAGCCGGAATAG
- a CDS encoding OsmC family protein, with protein sequence MGKRLWVERNKDGSWDAFSEDGAHLKFGKGKGVFTPGDLMKVALGACAALSSNFAVENALGKGAGAHVVIDGNYDADDDAYLAFTEQVTVDASEAGLSDEDAEKLKERVTRHIDKACTVKHTYERETPVRMQVTVRH encoded by the coding sequence ATGGGCAAGAGGCTATGGGTCGAACGCAACAAGGACGGTTCCTGGGATGCATTTTCCGAGGATGGCGCCCATCTCAAGTTCGGTAAAGGCAAAGGGGTGTTCACTCCCGGAGATCTGATGAAGGTCGCTCTCGGTGCCTGCGCGGCATTGTCAAGCAATTTCGCCGTGGAAAACGCCCTCGGCAAAGGGGCAGGCGCCCATGTCGTCATCGACGGCAACTACGATGCCGACGACGACGCGTATCTGGCGTTCACCGAACAGGTCACGGTGGATGCCAGCGAAGCCGGTCTGAGCGACGAGGATGCGGAAAAGCTCAAGGAACGCGTCACCAGGCATATCGACAAAGCCTGCACGGTCAAGCACACCTATGAGCGCGAGACCCCTGTGCGCATGCAGGTCACCGTCCGCCACTGA
- a CDS encoding thymidylate synthase, with amino-acid sequence MPYEDLVRKILLEGTLKSDRTGTGTISLFGQQIRFDLQDSFPLLTTKTVFFKGLAYELLWFLKGSSNIRWLQEHNVHIWDEWADTETGELGPVYGVQWRSWPAPTADDPNRTIDQISKVLELVKHHPDSRRMIVSAWNPAEVENMALPPCHALFQFYVADGKLSCQLYQRSCDMFLGVPFNIASYSLLTLMVAQQAGLEPGEFVWTGGDCHVYDNHITQVLEQLSREPYPYPTISLNKADSLFDYQYEDFKVSGYRHHPTIKAPVAV; translated from the coding sequence ATGCCGTACGAGGACCTGGTACGCAAGATTCTTCTTGAGGGGACATTGAAGTCCGACAGGACCGGCACCGGGACAATCTCACTGTTCGGTCAGCAGATACGTTTCGACCTGCAGGATTCATTCCCTCTGCTCACCACCAAAACGGTGTTTTTCAAAGGATTGGCTTACGAACTGCTGTGGTTCCTGAAAGGTTCGAGCAATATTCGTTGGCTTCAGGAGCACAACGTCCACATCTGGGATGAATGGGCGGATACTGAGACGGGCGAGTTGGGTCCGGTGTACGGGGTCCAGTGGAGAAGCTGGCCGGCGCCCACGGCCGATGACCCGAACAGGACCATCGACCAGATATCCAAGGTGCTGGAGCTGGTCAAGCATCATCCTGATTCTCGTCGAATGATCGTGAGCGCCTGGAATCCGGCCGAGGTGGAGAATATGGCCTTGCCGCCATGCCATGCGCTGTTCCAGTTCTACGTGGCCGACGGAAAACTCAGCTGCCAGCTGTATCAACGCTCATGCGACATGTTCCTCGGAGTGCCCTTCAACATCGCCTCGTATTCGCTGCTGACCTTGATGGTCGCCCAGCAGGCAGGCCTTGAGCCAGGCGAGTTCGTGTGGACCGGAGGTGACTGCCACGTGTATGACAATCACATCACTCAGGTGCTCGAACAGCTGTCCCGAGAGCCGTACCCGTACCCGACCATCAGCCTGAACAAGGCGGATTCCCTATTCGATTACCAGTATGAGGATTTCAAGGTTTCCGGATACCGGCATCACCCCACCATCAAGGCTCCCGTGGCGGTCTGA
- a CDS encoding dihydrofolate reductase, with protein sequence MEHDSSSRSGYHEPKPGRTGHADDEEDWDNSENTPGKPYSVNLIWAQARDTHGRDGAIGFEGSMPWHLSEDLRRFKELTISHPVIMGRKTWESLQERYRPLSNRDNIVVSRQPDYRAAGATVVGDFEAAMDLARQESIPDDGMDRTEIWVIGGAQLFDDVISQADKAYVTQIDAQVAADTYAPDIQDLVDSGRWFIVDSGAWQTPRKADGVVRRFRFVNYQKAN encoded by the coding sequence ATGGAGCATGACAGTAGCAGTCGTAGCGGCTATCACGAACCCAAGCCCGGTAGGACCGGGCATGCCGATGACGAAGAAGACTGGGATAATTCGGAAAACACTCCGGGCAAGCCCTATTCGGTGAATCTCATTTGGGCTCAGGCCCGGGACACCCATGGTCGTGATGGAGCGATTGGTTTCGAAGGTTCCATGCCTTGGCATCTGTCCGAGGATTTGCGTCGCTTCAAGGAACTGACCATATCGCACCCCGTGATCATGGGCAGGAAGACCTGGGAATCGCTGCAGGAGCGTTATAGGCCCTTGAGCAACCGCGACAATATCGTCGTGTCGCGCCAGCCGGACTACCGTGCGGCGGGAGCCACGGTCGTCGGCGATTTCGAAGCCGCCATGGATCTGGCCCGGCAGGAGTCCATTCCCGATGACGGGATGGATCGTACCGAGATATGGGTCATCGGAGGGGCGCAGCTTTTCGACGACGTGATTTCGCAGGCCGACAAAGCCTATGTCACGCAAATAGATGCACAGGTTGCAGCGGATACCTACGCTCCCGACATTCAGGACCTTGTGGACTCGGGACGCTGGTTTATCGTCGATTCCGGTGCCTGGCAGACGCCGCGCAAGGCGGATGGCGTCGTGCGGCGTTTCCGTTTCGTGAATTATCAGAAGGCCAACTGA
- a CDS encoding low molecular weight protein-tyrosine-phosphatase has translation MTSEPYVVMTVCTGNICRSPMAQIVLAEYFRKQGLGADRVLVDSSGVSDEEYGNPIDRRAQKVLLERGYALPEHHFAHRITCEEALESDLLLPMTAAHMHSLLRILPAEKRQAVHMYRSFDPQVAKVGGSQESAMDLADPWYGGPEEFEVAIDQIEEAAPYIVDWVSEQL, from the coding sequence ATGACATCCGAACCCTATGTGGTGATGACCGTATGCACCGGCAATATCTGCAGATCGCCCATGGCCCAGATTGTCTTGGCTGAATACTTCAGGAAACAGGGCCTAGGCGCGGATCGCGTACTTGTGGATTCCAGCGGTGTCAGCGACGAGGAGTACGGCAATCCGATTGATCGGCGCGCTCAGAAGGTGCTGTTGGAGAGAGGATACGCTCTTCCCGAGCATCATTTCGCCCATCGCATCACTTGCGAGGAAGCGCTTGAATCCGACCTGCTGTTGCCGATGACGGCCGCACACATGCATTCCCTGCTGAGGATACTGCCGGCGGAAAAGCGTCAGGCGGTGCATATGTATCGCAGCTTCGATCCCCAGGTCGCCAAGGTAGGAGGCTCTCAGGAGAGCGCGATGGATTTGGCCGACCCGTGGTATGGCGGCCCCGAGGAATTCGAGGTGGCGATAGACCAGATAGAGGAGGCCGCCCCGTATATCGTGGACTGGGTGAGCGAACAGCTCTGA
- the gnd gene encoding phosphogluconate dehydrogenase (NAD(+)-dependent, decarboxylating), whose translation MQLGMIGLGRMGGNMASRIREAGHTIVGYDRAPDSGRDVDSLEKLVAALEAPRTIWVMLPAGVPTDSTVSALGELLSAGDLVIDGGNTKYTDDAPHQAQLAGHGIHFLEAGVSGGVWGPQNGYALMIGGDAEDFNRALPIFEALKPEGQAGLVLAGPVGAGHFAKMVHNGIEYGMMQALGEGYATMTHSELIKNPTAVIDSWTSGTVIKSWLLDLLALALKKDPDLASMPPVANESGEARWMVEVALELGVPVPATTAALFARQTSRGGSDDALKVVSALRGQFGGHITAK comes from the coding sequence ATGCAACTGGGCATGATCGGACTGGGCCGTATGGGCGGCAACATGGCTTCACGAATCCGCGAGGCCGGACATACCATCGTCGGATACGACCGCGCACCGGACTCCGGACGGGATGTGGACTCCCTGGAGAAGCTGGTGGCTGCGCTCGAAGCTCCACGGACCATATGGGTGATGCTGCCCGCAGGAGTACCGACGGATTCCACCGTCAGCGCCCTGGGCGAGCTGCTCTCTGCCGGGGATCTGGTAATCGACGGTGGCAACACCAAATACACCGACGACGCACCTCACCAAGCGCAGCTCGCCGGGCACGGCATACATTTCCTGGAGGCGGGCGTCTCCGGCGGCGTATGGGGCCCTCAAAACGGTTATGCGCTGATGATTGGAGGCGACGCTGAAGATTTCAACCGAGCCCTGCCGATTTTCGAGGCGCTGAAACCCGAAGGCCAGGCCGGACTCGTGCTTGCCGGTCCCGTCGGAGCCGGGCATTTCGCCAAGATGGTCCATAACGGCATCGAATACGGCATGATGCAGGCTCTTGGCGAAGGCTACGCCACCATGACTCACAGCGAGTTGATCAAGAATCCGACAGCCGTCATCGATTCCTGGACTTCGGGAACAGTCATCAAGTCCTGGCTCCTCGACCTTCTGGCCCTGGCGCTGAAGAAGGACCCGGATCTCGCCTCGATGCCTCCCGTGGCCAACGAGTCCGGCGAGGCACGCTGGATGGTCGAGGTCGCCCTGGAACTCGGGGTGCCGGTACCCGCGACGACAGCCGCCCTCTTCGCCCGGCAGACATCGCGTGGCGGCAGCGACGACGCGCTGAAAGTGGTCTCGGCGCTGCGAGGTCAGTTCGGTGGCCATATCACTGCAAAATAG
- a CDS encoding GntP family permease, translated as MNLIIAALIGIIVIVLLISVVKLHPFLALMLGSFVMAVSAGISYDKSFTSFTDGLGSTVSSVGILIALGGIIGTLLTVSGGADVIVDTILSKTPSHLLPWAMALIAFAVGIPLFFEVGVVILIPVVIFAAHRANKPVILLGIPALAGLSTLHAFLPPHPGPLAAISALHANLGLTLGLGLLVAIPTVIISGPLLAKVMVRWVPIMAPDDTKVKETAESQSSKPSFGAALSVILLPVVLMLAGSIIDLTGQTGNPVGRFFVFVGQPLEALLITTLVAMVVLGTMHGVGRDKLNSIVGTSIGSVSGILLIVGAGGGFKQTLVDSGIGDVIAQGIAGSAINPLIAGWLVAVLIRVATGSATVATVTAAGIMVPLASGLSPTHLCLLVLAIGAGSVIFSHLNDAGFWLVKEYFGMSVGQTFKTWTLMETVLSVVGLAFTLLLSLVV; from the coding sequence ATGAACCTCATCATTGCCGCACTCATCGGCATCATCGTCATCGTTCTGCTGATATCCGTCGTCAAGCTGCATCCTTTCCTGGCGCTGATGCTCGGGTCCTTCGTCATGGCCGTAAGCGCCGGAATCAGCTACGACAAATCATTCACCAGTTTCACGGACGGCCTCGGCTCTACCGTGTCCAGCGTCGGCATCCTCATAGCCCTAGGCGGTATCATCGGCACGCTGCTGACGGTTTCAGGCGGAGCTGACGTCATCGTCGATACCATTCTCAGCAAAACACCTTCGCACCTGCTCCCCTGGGCCATGGCACTCATCGCCTTCGCCGTGGGAATCCCTCTGTTCTTCGAAGTGGGCGTGGTCATCCTCATACCGGTGGTCATCTTCGCCGCTCATCGAGCGAACAAACCGGTGATTCTGCTGGGCATACCGGCATTGGCCGGTCTCTCCACCCTTCACGCCTTCCTTCCTCCCCATCCCGGCCCTCTGGCCGCCATCAGCGCCCTGCACGCGAATCTGGGGCTGACGCTGGGACTTGGGCTTCTGGTCGCCATACCGACCGTCATCATCTCGGGACCGTTGCTGGCTAAGGTCATGGTGAGATGGGTGCCGATCATGGCTCCTGACGACACCAAGGTCAAGGAAACAGCCGAATCGCAGAGCAGCAAGCCATCCTTCGGCGCCGCTCTCAGCGTGATTCTGCTGCCGGTGGTGCTGATGCTCGCCGGAAGCATCATCGACCTGACCGGGCAGACCGGCAATCCCGTCGGCAGATTCTTCGTGTTCGTCGGTCAGCCGCTGGAAGCGCTGCTGATCACCACCCTTGTCGCCATGGTCGTTCTGGGCACGATGCACGGAGTTGGACGCGACAAACTCAACTCCATCGTCGGCACCTCAATCGGCTCCGTCTCAGGCATCCTGCTCATCGTCGGTGCGGGCGGCGGCTTCAAGCAAACTCTCGTGGATTCCGGCATTGGCGACGTCATCGCGCAGGGCATCGCAGGGTCGGCAATCAACCCACTCATCGCCGGGTGGCTTGTGGCGGTGCTCATCCGAGTGGCTACAGGCTCGGCGACGGTGGCAACAGTGACCGCCGCAGGCATCATGGTGCCCCTGGCATCCGGGCTCAGCCCCACGCACCTCTGCCTGCTGGTGCTCGCCATCGGAGCGGGTTCGGTCATATTCTCGCATCTCAACGACGCGGGCTTCTGGCTGGTCAAGGAATACTTCGGCATGAGCGTCGGACAGACCTTCAAGACCTGGACACTGATGGAGACCGTGCTCTCCGTCGTGGGGCTGGCGTTCACGCTCCTGCTGTCGCTTGTGGTGTAG